A single region of the Branchiostoma lanceolatum isolate klBraLanc5 chromosome 1, klBraLanc5.hap2, whole genome shotgun sequence genome encodes:
- the LOC136430413 gene encoding uncharacterized protein yields the protein MSAKMSWWKIAVVVCVLLTSNVADAKPIVVVEEILTSEEDEFPPVYVDTAANDEAASEARKALLDRPQAQGIDNTIHSPGPNRPWDPNTIGGQNSWDFNQLNGGFDGNELYPSEFEDDDDDIFRPLPVETTPPPPPPPPARPQLSLLTLAEKIKKLERRMSARRADISRQVDKESRRRKELELVIRRQGKLIRELRVKNKFLRDMVGDQEEILEDLREDEDEEPGAVVRDPAPSPRFNRAAWSRN from the exons ATGTCCGCCAAGATGTCGTGGTGGAAGATCGCAGTTGTCGTCTGCGTTCTCCTGACGTCGAACGTCGCCGACGCAAAGCCGATTGTCGTCGTCGAGGAGATCCTCACATCTGAGGAAGATGAGTTCCCGCCAGTCTACGTAGACACCGCCGCAAACGACGAAGCAGCCTCTGAAGCTAGGAAAGCGTTGCTAGACAGGCCACAGGCACAGGGTATCGACAACACTATCCACTCGCCAGGTCCGAACCGGCCATGGGATCCAAACACAATCGGCGGACAGAATTCCTGGGATTTTAACCAACTCAATGGAGGATTCGACGGAAACGAGCTGTACCCGTCCGAGTTCgaagacgacgacgacgatATTTTCAGGCCGTTGCCGGTGGAGACGACGCCTCCTCCCCCGCCACCACCGCCGGCGCGCCCGCAGCTCTCGCTCCTGACTCTTGCGGAGAAGATTAAGAAGCTGGAACGAAGGATGTCCGCCAGGAGAGCCGACATCTCCAGGCAGGTGGACAAGGAGTCGCGGAGGAGGAAGGAGCTGGAACTGGTCATCAGAAGACAG GGAAAGCTGATCCGTGAGTTGCGCGTGAAGAACAAGTTCCTCCGAGACATGGTGGGGGACCAGGAGGAGATCCTGGAGGACCTGCGggaagatgaggatgaggagCCAGGGGCGGTGGTCCGGGATCCCGCACCAAGCCCGCGGTTCAACAGGGCGGCCTGGTCAAGGAACTAA